The following is a genomic window from Flavobacteriales bacterium.
ATATGCCAAGTAATCATCCACGTGGTCATCGGTGACCGTATGCAGCTCTGGATTGTCCAGCCACTTGCAGAAGAGCATCAGGACGCTCTTATAGGTTGATAATGTTCTCACCGATAATCGGCTTGAACGACTGTTTAAATATCGTTCTATTGATTTTTCAAATTTCATGGTAAAAAGGACCCACCAAAGCAATCAGTGGGCCCTTTGTACCTGTCCAATCTGCCGTTTCCGCGCTGAACCAGATAGTATATGACCCCATTGTTGCTTTATTCCAGTCTAACGACTGAAAGACCTCTTTCGAGGCAACGGGTTATTCTTGTTTAGGTTATTAATATTATATACGACCATATTGAATTTGACAACCTGTTTTCCACAGGCAGGGCGGATAGTGATAACATATCTTGGATATAATGTCAATAGGTGAAGGTCGAATACCTTCCAAGGCCGATGCGCCTCTTGCCTCTCTTTGCCTGCGCTCGGGTCTGGGACACTCATCCCGTTCCACCCGTTGCGGTGAACAGATGGAACTGTATGAAAGTCCCTTTTTGACCGTGGAAGCCGTTCCGTGACCCCTTCGCATACTCGGTTTCCCTGAACCGCTTCCTTTTCTCTGTTCCCGCCCGTTATTCCCTGTCGCTGGTTATCATCCAATTGGTCTGTGTCCGTGCTTGGGTTTCTGCTAAACACCGAATGTAGCAGGGGTCGGAAAATGTGCAAGCAATTGCCCCAGAAGGGTTGGGGTTCCTACTTGCACTTATTTCCTACTTCCCCTGCTATGGCATTGGTGTTTATCAATTAACCCTATAAGCATTATGAACACTAAAGACCAAATTCGGATCATTAACCAACTTAACGACATCGTGAAAAACGAGCATGGGACCATCCGCGCTTGCGTGGCACAAGAGGCTCTTGACTATTCAGCCGAAGACATTGAGGCATTTTTCAAAGACCTGCTTTCTCACGGATGCATCAGCGGCATGATCAATTCACTGATCTACTACGCGGACACCGCCATCTTCTTCGATAGACATTACCTTGAAATTGAAAGTCTACGCTTTGAGTACCTCGAAAATGGTGGCGAACCGCTTCAGTTCGATGGTGATCTGAAGAACGCTATGGCTTGGTTTGCTTTTGAGGAAACTGCAAGAAACTTGGTGGCTGAATTGAAAATAGACCTGTAATGGGTCTATTTTTATTGGTCTGAGCACTACTTGCTCAGGCTTCTTTTTTAGGGTCTGGGAAGGGTGAGGTTTTGTGGTTTTTCAGATGGTTTTTCGACTGGAATTTTATTCTCAGGTTCAGACTGCTATGGCAGTGCAAGATAGCCTTGGGACAGTCTCGCTATGCTTTTGACTGCCCAAGGCGATCTTGGAAGGAGGAGTCCTTCACCTCTTTTTAAAGATTCGTCAGCTTTGCTGACAACCGACCTTCGGTCGAGGATACTACAATTATGTAAATGCCCGAAGGCTGGTTTTCCAGAGCAACACTTCCGAAACCTGTATTGCCCGTCATGATCTGCTCTCCCAATGAGTTGTAAACGATGAACCCTTCCGATTTGGAAACCCGGTCATTGCTGAATGAAAACTTACCTGCGCTGGGGTTTGGATATACCATCAGTTGTTTTGAACTGGGATTGTCCTCAACTGACGTGGGGATTGAATTGGGGTCAAGCTTCCAAAGTTCAGCACCTGATGTACCATCATCAGCAGAAAAATAAACAAACCCCCCAGCTTCGGTCATATGCTTCGGATTGCTATCTCCTGTTGGATTTATGTCTGCCACCATCATGGTGTTAAGCCCATCATGAACCCACAATTCTCTTCCGTTTGAACCGTTAGCAGCTGAGAAGTACAGCTTATCATCTATTACGACCAGATCTTGAGGATTGGAATTACCTGTTGGATGTATATCATGAACTAACGAAACAGTTGCCCCATCATAGGAGAACAGCTCCCACCCATAAGTGGGGTCATCGGTCACGAAGTACAATCGGTCATCGTACTTCATCATGTCTTCCTGACCGATATTTTCAATAATGGTCGTAAGTGTTTGTCCATTCCATTTGAACAGGTTGTTCTGCGGTAGTGGAAACCCTCCATCAGATGCCCGAAAACATAATACGGTATCAAGGACCGTCAGATCATTAGGGTACGAACCAGCACCACCGACAACGATATCAGCCACCATTTGACTTGACTGACCATCATATTTCCAAAGCTCATTTCCTGAGAAGCCATCGTTTGAAGAATAATAGACTTCTCCATTAAAGTCGGTAAACCAAACAGGGTCACTGTCGCCTTGTCCTGGATGATTATCGCCCATTGAGTTGATTCCGAAGCCATCGAATACATACGGTTCTTGACCAGAACTTCCATTATCGGAAGCAAAAGTTAGCCCGAATTGAGTAGAGCCAATTGCACCTTCATCCAAACCTGACGGAAGGTTGGAGAGATGTTGTACTGTTTGCCCTGAGACTCCTTTCAACTCATACAATGTGGTTTGTCCGATGCCTTTGTAGTAGTAAAAACCATCATGCGCAACCAACGGAATACTGAATGTCATCGACTGAGAAAGTGGATGAATAGAAGTGTTGATCCCATCGAATTGCCAGACCGAGGTAAAACCAGTTCCCGTATCGACCGAGAACATCAAGAGTCCGTTCTGCTCTATCAGATGTTCCGCTTCTCCGTTCCAAGGCCCAGTATATGCATCAAAGACCGTTTGAATAGTGCTGCCTCCATCAATCTTGCGAAGTTCTCTTCCCGTACTTGGTTCAATGGAGGAGAAATAAAGTTCATCCTCGAACTCTAGCAGATTATTGGGTTCCGAACTGACTTCTCCAGGGTAATGGTCGGTCACCATTTGAACCTGCTGGCTGAAGACCAAGTGAGTGGATATTAAAAATGATAGTGTTAAGATTGTGCTTTTAGTGGTCATGATATTTGTATTTGAGTTCATCCAAAAGTAATAGGAAATGAATAATATATTGACGTTTACGTATATTATATAGTCATTATGATTAGCTGACCCTGCAATACGATACATGACTTTTGACGGTCAAAACAAATGGCTGCCAACATTCATATCGGTAAACTTGTACAGGACAGAGTAGGCGAAATGAACCTGTCGATAGCGGAATTCGGACGTAGGATCAATAAATCGAGGGCAAGTGTTTATCACATCTATAAAAGCTCATCAGTGGATGCTGAACTGCTTTTGGCCATATCCCTTGTTCTTGAAAAGAATCTGTTCGCACCTTATTTGGAGTTACTTCCTGATGCTGGATCAGAAAAAGCGCTTCTTTGTCAGATAGAGGAACTGAAAAAAGAATTGGAACTGAAGGACAAGCTCATTGCCTTGATGGAGGAGAAGATACGGAAGTAGGTCATCGTTCGATGTCCATTTCCCTATCGTCATTGTCTTCTCGCAGCTGTTCTAGTTGCTTTAATCGGTCATTCTGAATATCCAACTGTTCGAATTGTTCCTTTCCGATTCGCAATCTGGAGAATCGC
Proteins encoded in this region:
- a CDS encoding T9SS type A sorting domain-containing protein; its protein translation is MTTKSTILTLSFLISTHLVFSQQVQMVTDHYPGEVSSEPNNLLEFEDELYFSSIEPSTGRELRKIDGGSTIQTVFDAYTGPWNGEAEHLIEQNGLLMFSVDTGTGFTSVWQFDGINTSIHPLSQSMTFSIPLVAHDGFYYYKGIGQTTLYELKGVSGQTVQHLSNLPSGLDEGAIGSTQFGLTFASDNGSSGQEPYVFDGFGINSMGDNHPGQGDSDPVWFTDFNGEVYYSSNDGFSGNELWKYDGQSSQMVADIVVGGAGSYPNDLTVLDTVLCFRASDGGFPLPQNNLFKWNGQTLTTIIENIGQEDMMKYDDRLYFVTDDPTYGWELFSYDGATVSLVHDIHPTGNSNPQDLVVIDDKLYFSAANGSNGRELWVHDGLNTMMVADINPTGDSNPKHMTEAGGFVYFSADDGTSGAELWKLDPNSIPTSVEDNPSSKQLMVYPNPSAGKFSFSNDRVSKSEGFIVYNSLGEQIMTGNTGFGSVALENQPSGIYIIVVSSTEGRLSAKLTNL